Proteins from a genomic interval of Mobula hypostoma unplaced genomic scaffold, sMobHyp1.1 scaffold_51, whole genome shotgun sequence:
- the LOC134342085 gene encoding NACHT, LRR and PYD domains-containing protein 3-like, producing MGQGASSGGVPVTSTSGKDTEQQKPITPVLKMGQGASSGGVPVTSTSGKDVEQQKPITPVLKMGQGASSGGVPVTSTSGRDTEQQKLIATVPKMGQGTSSGGVPVTSTSGKDTDPSSVITELLESCNDSQLLQLTDFYQDRLEQAMEGGVHGVSLALTAEYQFSGEEHRKISDLADKGERADSSKLLLSLVMEKGSRARRVMWETFVKMRIGVPKIDKILKEIQEYGCVPVQRPVPEIPRELKDVQQKHKETLRTQTETLRVNTILMREKVKVFQLVDRYAELTVISTVRDRTLVEHELLARGRDHEEWREEHLRRELEKIRTAQLFQNSYSHRFWDKMKRSFTRSTSGCSAAVAGVAGIGKTTMVQKIVYDWAKGKIYQQFQFVFSFKFRDLNSNNRRTNLREMILDQYPYFRKSLTEVWKNPKGLLFIFDGLDEFKHRINFADSRRDTEPKHQCPDPEWWCEVSDIVYSLIQGKLLPGCSVLVTTRPTALHLLEKAEISVCAEILGFAGKERKEYFIRYFEDQTVAAAVFKHVEENEILYTMSYNPSYCWILALALGPFFTQRVRDPQRVPKTITQLYSYYIYNILKNHGREIEKPREVLLRVGQMAFRGVYDKKIVFTDGDLINYNLQPSQFLSGFLMELLEREDSARSVVYTFPHLTIQEFVAAVAQFLNPHPGDILKILTEAHNTTDGRFEVFLRFVAGLSNPMTARGLEEFLGPFPHQTTCRVIDWVKEEVKRQSGNARSESGKRSLLNTLHYLFESQNRGLAQAALGSVETLSFREMTLTPIDCAVLSHVIGLCDTIKRLDLESCHIQCEGIQRLGPGLHKCRELRLSGNKLGDSGVKLVSAALRNPECKIQKLGLGNVGLTDSGAEDLVSALSTNPSLTELDLSINELGDSGVKLVSEALRNPECKIQKLRLGNVGLTDSGAEDLASALSTNPSLTELDLRSNSLTDRSVPALRRLILTLPSLERIRLGYNQFRWTGKKELRSLQEPRPGLTVTV from the exons AGCAGCAAAAACTGATCGCAACTGTCCCCAAAATGGGTCAAGGTACGAGCAGTGGAGGAGTTCCAGTGACGTCAACATCGGGAAAGGACACGG ATCCGAGCTCAGTGATCACCGAGCTCCTGGAAAGCTGTAACGATTCCCAGCTGCTGCAGCTGACGGATTTCTACCAGGACAGGCTGGAGCAGGCGATGGAAGGAGGGGTGCACGGAGTGAGCCTGGCGTTAACGGCCGAGTATCAGTTCAGTGGAGAGGAACATCGG AAAATCTCTGATCTCGCTGATAAGGGAGAGCGGGCGGACAGTTCTAAACTCCTCCTGAGCCTGGTGATGGAGAAAGGCTCCCGCGCCCGGAGGGTGATGTGGGAAACCTTTGTCAAAATGCGGATTGGTGTCCCAAAGATTGACAAAATACTGAAAGAAATACAGGAATATG GTTGTGTTCCGGTCCAGCGACCCGTCCCGGAGATTCCCAGAGAGCTGAAAG ATGTTCAACAGAAACATAAGGAGACTCTGCGGACACAAACGGAAACACTGAGAGTCAACACGAtcctgatgagggagaaggtgaaggttTTCCAGCTGGTTGATCGATACGCTGAGCTCACGGTCATTTCTACTGTTCGAGATAGGACACTGGTGGAACATGAGCTGCTGGCAAGAGGCAGAGACCacgaggagtggagagaggaacATCTCCGCAGAGAGCTGGAGAAAATCCGGACAGCTCAGCTGTTTCAGAATAGTTACTCACATAGATTTTGGGACAAAATGAAAAGATCCTTCACACGATCAACTTCGGGATGTTCGGCAGCAGTGGCCGGAGTCGCGGGGATCGGGAAAACAACAATGGTTCAAAAGATTGTTTATGACTGGGCCAAGGGGAAAATATACCAACAATTCCAGTTtgtcttcagtttcaaatttCGGGACTTAAACTCCAATAACCGCAGAACAAACCTGAGGGAAATGATTCTAGATCAGTATCCTTACTTTAGGAAATCCTTGACAGAGGTCTGGAAGAACCCAAAGGGGTTGCTGTTTATATTCGATGGTTTGGATGAATTCAAACACAGAATCAATTTTGCAGACAGTCGGAGAGATACAGAACCCAAGCACCAGTGCCCAGATCCCGAGTGGTGGTGTGAAGTGTctgacattgtgtacagtttaatccagggcaagctgctcccagggtgttcagtgctggtgaCCACCCGTCCCACTGCGTTACATTTATTGGAAAAGGCAGAGATCAGTGTCTGTGCTGAAATCCTGGGATTTGCTGGGAAGGAACGGAAGGAATATTTCATCAGGTATTTTGAAGATCAGACGGTGGCAGCAGCTGTTTTCAAACACGTGGAGGAGAACGAGATCCTGTACACCATGAGCTACAACCCCTCCTACTGCTGGATCCTCGCTCTGGCACTGGGccccttcttcacacaaagagtcagGGACCCGCAGCGAGTTCCCAAGACCATCACCCAACTGTACTCCTACTATatttacaacatcctgaaaaaCCACGGCCGTGAGATTGAGAAACCCCGTGAGGTGTTACTCAGGGTTGGTCAGATGGCCTTCAGAGGAGTGTATGATAAGAAGATTGTGTTTACAGATGGAGATTTGATCAACTACAATCTGCAGCCTTCCCAGTTCCTGTCCGGATTCctgatggagcttttggagagaGAGGATTCTGCCCGGAGCGTGGTGTACACATTCCCACACCTCACCATTCAAGAGTTTGTAGCTGCAGTCGCACAATTCCTGAATCCACATCCCGGGGATATCCTGAAAATCCTCACTGAGGCCCACAACACAACAGATGGGCGATTTGAGGTATTTCTCCGTTTTGTTGCTGGTCTCTCCAACCCAATGACAGCTCGGGGCCTAGAGGAGTTTCTGGGTCCATTTCCTCATCAAACAACCTGCCGGGTGATTGactgggtgaaggaggaggttaaACGTCAGAGTGGAAACGCGAGGAGTGAATCTGGTAAAAGGAGCCTCCTGAACACATTGCACTACCTGTTTGAGTCTCAGAATCGTGGACTGGCTCAGGCCGCACTGGGATCTGTGGAAACACTTTCATTCCGTGAAATGACACTGACCCCGATTGACTGCGCGGTCCTGTCTCATGTCATCGGACTCTGTGATACAATAAAACGTCTCGACCTGGAGAGCTGCCACATTCAGTGTGAAGGAATCCAGCGGCTGGGACCCGGGCTGCACAAGTGCCGGGAGTTGAG ACTGAGTGGTAAcaaactgggagattcaggagtgaaactggtgtctgcagctctgaggaacccggagtgtaaaatacagaaactggg gctgggcaatgtcggtctcacagattctggtgccgaGGATCTCGTCTCCGCTCTCAGTACAAACCCATCACTGACGGAGCTGGACCTGAGTATTAAtgaactgggagattcaggagtgaaactggtgtctgaGGCTCTGAGGAACCcagagtgtaaaatacagaaactgcg gctgggaaatgtcggtctcacagattctggtgccgaGGATCTCGCCTCTGCTCTCAGTACAAACCCATCACTGACGGAGCTGGACCTGAGATCAAACTCGCTGACAGACCGATCTGTCCCCGCTCTCCGCCGcctcatactgaccctcccgagtCTGGAGCGGATCCG GCTGGGGTACAATCAGTTCAGATGGACCGGGAAGAAGGAACTGAGATCTCTGCAGGAACCCAGACCCGGACTGACAGTGACCGTGTGA